The sequence CCCTTCCCCGAGATGGTGCGCAAAATCGGGCAGCCGATCTGTGCCAGGGCCTTGGCCACTGCGGGCTCCTCGCCCCGCCGGAAGCGGGTGGCCTGACGGCAGAGGATGGCGCCCTCCGGGGTGCCCAGCACATTGTCGCGCATGAAGAGCGCGTTGGGCCGGTCGTCCCGCTGTTCCTCCACGTAGAAGACCTCCACGCCGTGGTCCCTGTAGATCTGTGTGAAGGCGTCGTGCTGGTCCCGGGCTTTCTGCGGGTCCATCACGTCGCCCCAGCGCCAGGCGGCGGGGTCCTTGACGGCCTCGATCTCCCTGCCGGGCCGCCGGACCAGGCAGGCTCTCAGCTTGCCGACCTCCGAGGAGACACTCCACCGGCGTCCCCAGACGCCGGGCAGGTCTGCCTCGAAGGAACTCTCTTCGCTGAACCATTTCTCGCCGTAATCATCGTCAAAGCGTTCCGCTGCAGATGTTGTCTTGTCACTCACGGTGGCCACCCCCTGGTTATGAAGGATCTGTCTCTACAGCATACCCTATTTCCGCCGTTTCAGGCCTCCGCCTGGTCGGCGGCGACAACCAGGGAGAAGCAGGAACCATTGTATTTCCGGATGCCCTTCTCGCCGGTTACATAGCCCCCCTCGCCGCGTCGGGCCGCCCTGGCCAGGTGGTGCATCTCCTGCAGGACCTCCAGGCGGTCACAGGGATCGTTGTGGCTGGGCAGCAGGAGGCCGGCTTCATCCAGGCGGGGCAGGATGCGCTCTTCGAAGGTCTCGATGAAGACATCCAGATCCCCCCAGGGCAGGTAGGTGTAGACGCAGCCGGTGTAGAAATTGTCGCCTGTCCAGAGGTACCCCTTTTCTTTTTCCAGGAACATCAGGTGGTCCGGGGCGTGGCCCGGGGTGTGGATGGCCTCCAGGGCACGGCCTCCGAGATCGATCATCTCTCCGTCGGCGATCCAGTGGGTCACCCTGTAGGGAGGGACGCAGTAGGTCTCCTCGTAGAACGGCTGCGGGAGAGGCTTGCGCAGACTCCCGGGCTGGATGGCGGCACGGGCGTGTTCGTGGGACACGCCAAGGGCCGCGGTCTCGCGGGTGACCCGGTGGTCGTAGGCCCAGACCCCGTCGAAGAGGTAG is a genomic window of Synergistales bacterium containing:
- a CDS encoding MBL fold metallo-hydrolase, encoding MADKTENELIRPRNWWDALPRRGYENLEQLETGQSWYTVYRLDEKTLIINEDGQFDENVSYLVMGAQRAALIDTGDNLADIRELVRGLTDLPVFVVNTHRHVDHIGGNYLFDGVWAYDHRVTRETAALGVSHEHARAAIQPGSLRKPLPQPFYEETYCVPPYRVTHWIADGEMIDLGGRALEAIHTPGHAPDHLMFLEKEKGYLWTGDNFYTGCVYTYLPWGDLDVFIETFEERILPRLDEAGLLLPSHNDPCDRLEVLQEMHHLARAARRGEGGYVTGEKGIRKYNGSCFSLVVAADQAEA